One window of Methanorbis furvi genomic DNA carries:
- a CDS encoding RNA methyltransferase — protein MPQVDIVLVEPLYEGNIGFAARVMKNFGFHNMVLVNPPKMTMEATARASHAKDVLESAEVLTLEEVFRRSDLAVATTGGLAKSVSHPMRMPYYSPPELREMIKNVDGRISILFGRENWGLNNEEIARCDIVATIPTSAEYPVMNISHAIGVVCYELAHLPRGEYLLANKVEMDALYAHFARFLEGISHPIEKRETTLLLAKRVLGRTNLTVREASTIHGVLRRTEWHLKHPGMAYEEKSREHWDEEE, from the coding sequence ATGCCGCAGGTTGATATCGTTCTCGTAGAGCCGCTCTACGAAGGAAACATCGGGTTTGCCGCCCGTGTCATGAAAAACTTCGGGTTTCACAATATGGTTTTGGTGAACCCGCCGAAGATGACGATGGAGGCAACCGCCCGTGCTTCTCATGCGAAGGATGTGCTTGAGTCGGCCGAGGTTTTAACACTTGAAGAGGTGTTTCGCCGCAGCGATCTCGCGGTCGCGACAACCGGTGGTCTGGCAAAGTCGGTGTCGCATCCGATGCGGATGCCGTACTACTCTCCCCCTGAACTTCGTGAGATGATCAAAAATGTGGACGGCAGAATTTCAATTCTGTTCGGTCGGGAGAACTGGGGCCTGAACAATGAGGAGATCGCACGCTGCGATATCGTTGCTACGATTCCAACGTCTGCCGAGTATCCGGTTATGAACATCTCGCATGCGATCGGTGTTGTCTGCTATGAGCTTGCCCATCTGCCGAGGGGCGAGTATCTGCTTGCAAACAAAGTGGAGATGGACGCTCTGTATGCACATTTTGCAAGATTTTTGGAAGGCATCAGCCATCCGATTGAGAAACGGGAGACGACACTTCTGCTTGCAAAGCGTGTGCTCGGCAGAACGAATCTGACGGTTCGCGAGGCAAGCACGATTCACGGCGTTCTCCGGAGAACCGAGTGGCATCTGAAGCATCCCGGCATGGCGTACGAGGAGAAGAGCCGCGAACACTGGGATGAGGAAGAGTAA
- a CDS encoding winged helix-turn-helix domain-containing protein: MGVETQKDLLRLFDQSTAIDEGVNVVREGVNEGVNFDDEGVNTLLDLIRTEPGLNARTLAAKTGKSLSTTERHIRKLKNEGAIEFRGAPKNGGYYSLTPKK; the protein is encoded by the coding sequence GTGGGTGTTGAAACACAAAAAGATCTTCTGCGGCTGTTTGATCAATCAACCGCGATAGATGAAGGTGTAAATGTGGTGCGTGAAGGTGTAAATGAAGGTGTAAATTTCGATGATGAAGGTGTAAACACTCTCCTTGATCTCATCCGAACTGAACCAGGCCTCAATGCCCGCACCCTTGCAGCAAAAACCGGCAAAAGTCTTTCCACTACCGAGCGTCATATACGAAAACTGAAAAATGAAGGAGCGATCGAGTTTCGTGGTGCGCCAAAAAACGGCGGGTATTATTCCCTCACTCCCAAAAAATAA
- the gatA gene encoding Asp-tRNA(Asn)/Glu-tRNA(Gln) amidotransferase subunit GatA, giving the protein MQDTYNAFLSTVEIPSSAKGVLSGIRVAVKDNISTKDIPTTCASKILTGYIPPYDAHAVELLKAAGATIAGKTNMDEFGMGTTTENSAFGPALNPRDTSRVTGGSSGGSAAAVAGGLVSMALGSDTGGSIRCPASYCGIVGLKPSYGRVSRYGLIAYANSFEQIGPMAANVTDTAKLFSVIAGHDRRDSTSVAKPYDFAGLHAEIKGKVIGVPKEYFGEGVDKDVAASVEKSIQKLEELGAVTREVSLPSMQYALAAYYVTCTCEASSNLDRFDGVRYGPEPEMNLPWHDAYTKVRAAGFGPEVRRRILLGTFALSAGYYGKYYVKAQHAKQLIRRDFLRVLTDCDILAGPTMPNVAPKLGEMTANPLQMYQTDILTVPINIAGIPAISVPCGTAHGMPVGLQLMGRMFGEEALLNAALAFEEAA; this is encoded by the coding sequence ATGCAGGACACATACAACGCCTTCCTTTCCACCGTCGAAATTCCATCTTCGGCCAAAGGAGTACTTTCCGGCATCCGCGTCGCCGTCAAAGACAACATATCCACCAAAGATATTCCAACAACCTGCGCCTCCAAAATTCTTACCGGATACATTCCCCCCTACGACGCCCACGCAGTCGAACTCCTCAAAGCTGCCGGTGCAACCATCGCAGGCAAAACCAATATGGACGAGTTCGGTATGGGCACAACCACCGAAAACAGCGCGTTCGGTCCCGCCTTAAACCCGCGCGACACCTCCCGCGTGACCGGCGGTTCGTCCGGAGGCTCTGCAGCAGCAGTTGCCGGCGGACTTGTTTCGATGGCACTTGGCTCTGATACCGGCGGGTCGATTCGCTGCCCGGCATCCTACTGCGGCATCGTCGGACTCAAACCATCCTACGGCCGCGTCAGCCGCTACGGTTTAATCGCCTACGCCAACTCCTTTGAACAGATCGGCCCGATGGCAGCAAACGTCACCGACACTGCAAAACTCTTCTCGGTCATCGCAGGTCACGACCGCCGCGACTCAACTTCTGTTGCAAAGCCCTACGACTTCGCAGGACTTCACGCAGAGATCAAAGGAAAAGTCATCGGCGTGCCAAAAGAGTACTTCGGCGAAGGCGTCGACAAGGACGTTGCCGCATCAGTGGAAAAATCAATCCAGAAACTCGAAGAGCTGGGTGCAGTCACCCGCGAAGTCTCGCTGCCGTCCATGCAGTATGCACTTGCCGCCTATTATGTCACCTGTACCTGCGAAGCAAGTTCCAACCTTGACCGGTTCGATGGTGTTCGGTACGGACCCGAACCTGAGATGAACCTCCCCTGGCATGACGCATACACCAAAGTTCGCGCAGCAGGATTTGGTCCTGAAGTGCGGAGAAGAATTCTCCTTGGAACCTTCGCACTTTCCGCAGGCTACTACGGCAAATACTATGTCAAGGCCCAGCATGCAAAACAGTTGATCCGCCGCGATTTCCTGCGAGTGCTGACCGACTGCGACATTCTTGCAGGACCCACCATGCCCAACGTCGCACCAAAGCTTGGCGAGATGACCGCAAATCCGCTGCAGATGTACCAGACCGATATCCTCACCGTCCCAATTAACATCGCAGGAATTCCTGCAATCTCAGTTCCCTGCGGTACCGCTCACGGCATGCCGGTCGGTCTCCAGCTGATGGGACGGATGTTTGGCGAAGAGGCACTTCTCAACGCTGCACTTGCATTCGAGGAGGCGGCGTAA
- a CDS encoding DNA topoisomerase I, with protein sequence MHLIIAEKNIVAERIAAFLSGKQKVQTKRDGVATEYTFGDTIVMGLRGHVVELDFTKGYSNWRSEEHPPRSLINAEIEKHPTEKKIVALMQKHARKADRVTIATDFDTEGELIGMEAFELVRAVNKNVSVDRARFSAITKDEITKAIDEAKSIDFNLAKAGETRQVIDLVWGASLTRFLSIAAHRGSDSILSVGRVQSPTLAMIVDREREIEAFVPEKYWMLSLAAKKGKEELSFRHAHGRFTIKSEADAAFAGTKDPLTVTEVITGKKTDKAPTPLDTTSLIVGAGRLGLSAASAMNRAEDLYMRGFISYPRTDNTVYPKSLNLRQHLKMFAGDEFERDANTVLANMRAAPTRGKKETTDHPPVYPTSKGTREEIGDDATWKLYEFIVRRFFATLSPDAEWKTLKVNMTAAAEPYTITGGRLTVPGWRAVYPYSKAEENILPEFTVGEKLTLADKFCEEKETQPPARYSQSRLIQRMEELGLGTKSTRHEVISKLIGRKYIEGNPMKPTIVGRAVTESLEQFAGTITAPTMTNTLEEHMEEIAAGTKTMNAVLTESKTMLSSIFDDLEANKDAIGQDLMDRTIEGQTVGPCPVCGKPLRIRRAGSSQFIGCSGYPDCTFNTSLPPATWGNAVRMDEVCPVHQLNHVQLLRKGAPAWKIGCPLCSHIQTNAEAFRMLPGMTEAGIEKLNKVHIYAISELASISPDELMRRLSIARPEAEQMIADAENVLALLRKRTELKKFISAHVAPRRGRGHSKVSNAFFSKGIVDVAGLSKAKMSDMTSSGLSEAEAETLLSEAKKVVNIAQMKEYGVPTVTLKKYVAAGYENPQIFVAANPAGLALATGASVTTICKHQKIVAEKIGVAPAEAVSKASFDEGVATLAPLEIEPEMLASLGLAGVYSCDLLKKANIEKLARQTGIDKEILSDLKAKAKMVCGK encoded by the coding sequence ATGCATCTGATCATCGCCGAAAAGAACATTGTCGCAGAACGCATCGCAGCCTTTCTGTCAGGAAAACAGAAAGTCCAAACCAAACGCGACGGCGTAGCAACCGAGTACACCTTTGGCGACACGATTGTTATGGGACTGCGCGGTCACGTGGTGGAGCTGGACTTCACCAAAGGCTACAGCAACTGGCGCAGCGAGGAACACCCGCCGCGTTCCCTCATCAATGCAGAGATCGAAAAGCATCCGACCGAGAAAAAGATCGTTGCCCTGATGCAGAAGCATGCAAGAAAAGCAGACCGCGTCACGATCGCAACGGACTTTGATACCGAAGGAGAGCTCATCGGCATGGAAGCCTTTGAGCTGGTCCGCGCTGTCAACAAAAATGTCAGCGTGGATCGTGCGAGATTTTCTGCAATCACGAAGGATGAGATCACCAAAGCAATCGATGAAGCAAAGTCGATCGACTTCAACCTCGCAAAAGCCGGCGAGACCAGACAGGTGATCGATCTTGTCTGGGGAGCGTCCTTAACACGTTTCCTCTCGATCGCCGCCCACCGCGGTTCCGACAGTATCCTTTCCGTCGGTCGTGTGCAGAGCCCGACTCTTGCGATGATCGTTGACCGCGAGAGAGAGATCGAAGCGTTTGTTCCGGAAAAGTACTGGATGCTCTCCCTTGCTGCAAAGAAAGGGAAGGAGGAACTCTCGTTCCGTCATGCCCACGGTCGGTTCACGATCAAGAGCGAGGCGGACGCAGCGTTTGCCGGAACGAAAGATCCTCTCACGGTGACCGAGGTCATCACCGGCAAGAAAACCGACAAAGCCCCAACACCGCTCGACACCACTTCTCTGATTGTTGGTGCAGGAAGGCTTGGCCTTTCCGCGGCGTCGGCAATGAACCGGGCTGAGGATCTCTACATGCGCGGATTTATTTCGTATCCGCGTACCGACAACACGGTGTATCCAAAGAGTCTCAACCTCCGCCAGCATCTGAAGATGTTTGCCGGCGACGAGTTTGAGCGCGATGCAAACACGGTCCTTGCGAACATGAGGGCCGCACCGACTCGCGGCAAGAAAGAGACCACCGACCACCCGCCGGTCTACCCGACATCGAAAGGCACGAGAGAAGAGATCGGCGATGATGCGACGTGGAAGTTGTATGAGTTCATCGTCCGCAGATTTTTCGCAACGCTCTCGCCTGATGCAGAGTGGAAAACGCTGAAGGTCAACATGACCGCAGCAGCCGAGCCGTATACTATTACAGGCGGGCGGCTCACGGTTCCCGGCTGGCGTGCGGTCTATCCGTACAGCAAAGCTGAAGAGAATATTCTTCCCGAGTTTACGGTCGGCGAGAAACTGACGCTTGCTGATAAATTCTGTGAGGAGAAGGAGACGCAGCCTCCTGCACGTTACTCACAGAGCAGACTCATTCAGAGAATGGAAGAGCTCGGACTTGGCACGAAAAGTACGCGCCATGAAGTTATCAGTAAACTGATCGGCAGAAAGTACATCGAAGGAAATCCGATGAAGCCGACAATCGTCGGCAGAGCGGTTACTGAGTCGCTGGAACAGTTTGCCGGAACCATCACTGCTCCCACCATGACCAATACGCTTGAAGAGCATATGGAAGAGATTGCGGCAGGAACCAAAACCATGAACGCGGTCCTGACCGAGTCCAAGACGATGCTCTCCTCCATCTTCGATGATCTTGAGGCGAACAAAGACGCGATCGGTCAGGATCTGATGGACCGCACGATCGAAGGACAGACGGTCGGTCCGTGCCCTGTTTGCGGCAAGCCGCTGCGGATTCGCCGTGCCGGCAGCTCGCAGTTTATCGGTTGTTCAGGATATCCTGACTGCACCTTCAACACGAGCCTGCCGCCGGCAACCTGGGGCAATGCGGTGCGGATGGATGAGGTCTGCCCAGTTCACCAGCTGAATCATGTGCAGCTCCTCCGCAAAGGCGCTCCTGCGTGGAAAATCGGCTGTCCGCTTTGCTCCCACATCCAGACCAATGCCGAGGCGTTCCGCATGCTGCCCGGCATGACAGAAGCTGGGATTGAGAAGCTGAACAAAGTTCACATCTATGCAATCTCGGAACTTGCGAGTATATCGCCTGACGAGCTGATGAGGCGTTTGTCAATCGCCCGGCCTGAGGCTGAACAGATGATCGCTGATGCGGAAAATGTTCTTGCACTCCTTCGCAAGCGCACTGAGCTGAAGAAGTTCATCTCAGCTCACGTTGCCCCACGACGCGGACGCGGCCACTCGAAGGTCAGCAATGCATTCTTCTCCAAAGGAATCGTTGATGTTGCGGGTCTCTCAAAAGCAAAGATGAGTGACATGACCTCGTCTGGTCTTTCTGAAGCGGAAGCAGAGACTCTGCTCTCCGAAGCCAAAAAAGTTGTGAACATTGCTCAGATGAAAGAGTACGGTGTTCCAACCGTTACGCTGAAAAAATATGTTGCCGCAGGGTATGAAAATCCTCAGATCTTTGTTGCGGCAAACCCGGCAGGTCTTGCTCTCGCAACAGGAGCGTCGGTTACGACGATCTGCAAACATCAGAAAATTGTTGCAGAAAAAATTGGCGTTGCTCCCGCAGAAGCGGTCAGCAAAGCTTCGTTTGATGAAGGAGTTGCGACTCTCGCTCCTCTTGAAATTGAGCCTGAGATGCTCGCATCTCTTGGTCTTGCGGGAGTGTACAGTTGCGATCTTTTGAAGAAGGCGAACATCGAAAAACTTGCCCGACAGACCGGCATTGATAAGGAAATTCTGTCGGACTTAAAAGCAAAAGCAAAAATGGTGTGTGGAAAATGA
- the gatC gene encoding Asp-tRNA(Asn)/Glu-tRNA(Gln) amidotransferase subunit GatC, producing the protein MVSENDVLHIAELADIGIATAELGKFTEQFNAILEYFDILDTLEAKDSLERPLVNVFREDEVKPCLSQEEVLRNSHNPEDGYIRAPKVI; encoded by the coding sequence ATGGTCTCTGAAAACGATGTTCTTCATATAGCTGAACTCGCTGATATCGGCATCGCCACAGCAGAGCTCGGCAAATTCACCGAGCAATTCAACGCAATTCTCGAGTACTTTGATATCCTTGACACCCTTGAGGCAAAAGACTCCCTTGAACGCCCGCTCGTCAACGTTTTCCGCGAAGACGAAGTAAAACCCTGTCTTTCGCAGGAAGAGGTTCTCAGAAACTCTCACAACCCTGAGGACGGATACATCCGCGCACCGAAGGTGATCTAA
- a CDS encoding TIGR04013 family B12-binding domain/radical SAM domain-containing protein has protein sequence MIAVWRYTPASRNSYAVLYAACEQYGFILEPVDAPKGDIVCYSVNSVEFSRCKDEIASADQITISGGPHASAEWEEVAEVADYVIVGEGERTLPRLLSALFSGNSGEGIPGVATKAGLTRIDHSVRLDGFPCFTRMKGYMEISRGCPFHCGYCQTPRLHGTKMRHRSRESIVEVASNYRDARFVTPNAFAYGSPDGRTPDVEKLERLLSSMPKNHLYFGTFPCEVRPEFVSRDTAELVVRYCANTKLHFGAQSGSDAVLEKMGRGHTLADVYAALDVCKAVGLEPVVDVIFGFPFETDEDEEATLSLVKDVVRFGKVHVHYLTPLPGTPLAGVQPRDVIPAVDRALGKLALGGRVTGTWHDKFGDA, from the coding sequence ATGATTGCGGTCTGGCGTTACACTCCTGCATCACGAAACAGCTACGCGGTTTTGTATGCTGCCTGCGAGCAGTACGGTTTCATCCTTGAACCGGTCGATGCGCCAAAAGGCGACATCGTCTGCTACAGTGTAAACAGTGTGGAGTTTTCCCGCTGTAAAGATGAAATCGCATCTGCTGATCAGATTACAATCTCCGGCGGTCCTCATGCTTCTGCCGAGTGGGAGGAGGTTGCCGAAGTTGCCGACTATGTTATAGTCGGCGAAGGAGAGCGAACGCTACCTCGTCTGCTCTCCGCACTTTTTTCAGGAAACTCCGGTGAGGGAATTCCGGGCGTTGCAACGAAAGCAGGCCTCACTCGAATTGATCACTCTGTCCGCCTCGACGGTTTCCCCTGTTTTACGCGGATGAAGGGTTACATGGAGATTTCCCGTGGCTGTCCGTTCCACTGCGGCTACTGCCAGACGCCCAGGCTTCACGGAACAAAAATGCGTCACCGGTCACGCGAGTCGATTGTGGAGGTGGCGAGCAATTACCGCGACGCACGATTTGTGACGCCGAACGCGTTTGCATATGGATCACCTGACGGCAGAACGCCTGACGTGGAAAAACTGGAGCGGCTGTTGTCGTCGATGCCGAAAAATCATCTCTACTTCGGAACATTTCCCTGCGAAGTGCGGCCAGAGTTTGTGAGCCGCGATACTGCGGAACTTGTGGTCCGGTACTGTGCGAATACGAAACTCCACTTCGGCGCCCAGTCCGGCTCAGACGCAGTTCTCGAAAAAATGGGACGCGGCCACACGCTTGCCGATGTGTATGCGGCGCTTGATGTGTGTAAAGCAGTTGGTCTTGAGCCGGTCGTTGATGTTATCTTCGGATTTCCTTTTGAGACCGATGAAGATGAAGAGGCAACGCTTTCACTCGTGAAGGATGTTGTCAGGTTCGGCAAAGTCCATGTTCATTACTTAACGCCGCTGCCGGGAACTCCGCTTGCCGGTGTTCAGCCACGCGATGTAATTCCTGCGGTTGACCGGGCGCTTGGAAAACTTGCGCTCGGCGGACGCGTCACGGGGACGTGGCATGACAAGTTTGGGGACGCGTAA
- a CDS encoding DUF126 domain-containing protein yields MTLTGRSISKGVGTGELLYTDTPISFLGGVDAKTGIIIDQKHPLHGKTIAGKVLAFPYGKGSTVGSYVMYGLAKNNVAPAAIINTECETIIAIGAIISGIPMVDRLNGDAAQLSGVVTVNGDTGEVSAAQ; encoded by the coding sequence ATGACTCTTACAGGCCGCAGCATCTCAAAAGGTGTCGGAACCGGCGAACTTCTCTATACCGATACGCCGATCTCCTTCCTTGGCGGTGTCGACGCGAAAACCGGCATAATTATTGATCAAAAACATCCTCTGCACGGCAAAACTATCGCAGGAAAAGTTCTTGCATTTCCGTACGGGAAAGGATCAACTGTTGGATCGTATGTGATGTATGGTCTGGCGAAAAATAATGTCGCGCCGGCAGCGATCATCAACACCGAGTGCGAGACGATCATTGCGATTGGTGCAATCATCTCCGGCATTCCGATGGTTGACCGGCTGAACGGCGATGCTGCACAACTTTCCGGAGTCGTTACGGTTAACGGCGACACCGGCGAAGTGTCTGCCGCACAATGA
- the gatB gene encoding Asp-tRNA(Asn)/Glu-tRNA(Gln) amidotransferase subunit GatB, with product MADEEMKVIIGLEVHCQLDTASKLFCGCSADFRADAPNTHVCPVCLGLPGALPVLNKKAIEYALKVAKALNCTIPEEGEFCRKNYFYPDLVKAYQITMGDDPLAIGGYIEIEDDAGNPKTVNMTRIHVEEDPGRLVHMGNKERGHYTLVDYNRSGIPLIEMVTEPELSSPKEARRLLNKLRATLEYLDVFDPEKEGSIRVDANISIKGYERVEIKNISSYKGVEKALTFEITRQKNLIRRGGTIARETRHFQEGKGTTTSARSKETATDYRYFPEPDLPVIRVSDWVKDIVLPELPDARRDRFMQQYGIAVNHARTLTGDLRLAEFYEAVADVGAAIAASWIADILIGELNYRDMALGVVTANTPAFKEIIILVRDKKITDKAGVEVLRVWLDNLQTGAKSETPAEIVDRLGLAREEGESFRVIVEQILAANPQAVADHKAGKKGALNFIVGQVMKETKGKSDPREIHAMIAELVGE from the coding sequence ATGGCTGATGAAGAGATGAAAGTCATCATCGGACTTGAAGTCCACTGTCAGCTTGACACCGCTTCGAAATTATTCTGCGGTTGTTCCGCAGATTTTCGTGCGGACGCTCCAAACACGCATGTCTGTCCGGTTTGTCTTGGATTGCCAGGCGCACTGCCGGTCCTGAACAAGAAAGCGATTGAGTACGCGCTGAAGGTCGCCAAAGCACTCAACTGCACCATTCCTGAAGAGGGAGAGTTCTGCAGAAAAAATTACTTCTACCCTGATCTTGTCAAAGCCTACCAGATAACGATGGGCGACGACCCGCTTGCTATCGGCGGCTACATTGAGATCGAAGACGACGCCGGCAACCCGAAGACCGTCAACATGACCAGGATCCATGTCGAGGAGGATCCTGGCCGACTCGTTCACATGGGCAACAAGGAACGCGGACACTACACGCTTGTCGACTACAACAGATCCGGCATTCCGCTGATTGAGATGGTCACCGAGCCGGAACTCTCCTCGCCGAAGGAAGCACGTCGTCTCTTAAACAAACTGAGAGCGACCCTTGAGTACCTCGACGTCTTCGATCCTGAGAAGGAAGGCTCCATCCGAGTTGACGCAAACATCTCCATCAAAGGCTACGAACGCGTTGAGATCAAAAACATCTCCTCGTACAAAGGTGTCGAAAAAGCGCTGACCTTTGAGATCACCCGTCAGAAAAATCTCATCCGCAGAGGCGGAACCATCGCCCGCGAGACCCGCCACTTCCAGGAAGGAAAAGGTACCACCACCAGCGCACGGTCCAAGGAGACCGCAACCGACTACCGCTACTTCCCGGAACCCGACCTGCCGGTCATTCGCGTCTCGGACTGGGTAAAGGACATCGTCCTTCCCGAGCTCCCGGACGCACGCCGCGACCGGTTCATGCAGCAGTACGGCATCGCTGTAAACCATGCCCGGACTCTGACCGGCGACCTCCGGCTTGCCGAGTTCTATGAAGCGGTTGCTGACGTCGGTGCTGCAATTGCCGCGTCATGGATTGCCGACATCTTAATCGGCGAACTCAACTACCGCGACATGGCGCTTGGTGTTGTCACCGCGAACACACCTGCATTCAAGGAGATCATTATCCTTGTTCGCGACAAAAAGATCACTGATAAAGCAGGTGTTGAGGTCCTTCGTGTCTGGCTTGACAACCTCCAGACCGGAGCGAAGAGCGAGACCCCTGCTGAGATCGTTGACCGTCTCGGACTTGCCCGCGAGGAAGGAGAGTCTTTCAGAGTAATCGTTGAACAGATTCTTGCTGCCAATCCGCAGGCTGTTGCCGATCACAAAGCCGGAAAGAAAGGAGCTCTCAACTTCATCGTCGGTCAGGTCATGAAAGAAACCAAAGGAAAATCCGACCCGCGTGAGATTCACGCAATGATTGCGGAGCTTGTAGGAGAATAA
- a CDS encoding phosphoglycerol geranylgeranyltransferase, whose protein sequence is MNWKEWRHITKLDPDKVLGDGAIAEIAASGTDVLMLSGTLDVTPEKLADLYDQVRDSGLPVVVEPADPTGARFEGMDLVFVPTVFNAAHPMFVCGLHKEWVQHFPIDWNKVVGEAYVVLNPASSVGKLTHAKCDLTPEEVAAYAVVAEKYYRMPVFYIEYSGTYGNPAVTKAVSEAAEDIVVFYGGGINSAEKAAEMGQYADAIVVGNAVYDAGPAVLKDTVKAVR, encoded by the coding sequence ATGAACTGGAAAGAGTGGAGACATATTACCAAGCTTGATCCTGACAAGGTTTTAGGCGATGGTGCGATTGCAGAGATTGCGGCAAGCGGAACTGATGTTCTGATGCTGTCAGGGACACTGGATGTTACGCCGGAAAAACTTGCAGACCTGTACGATCAGGTCCGCGACTCAGGACTCCCTGTTGTGGTGGAACCTGCTGACCCGACCGGCGCAAGATTTGAGGGAATGGATCTCGTGTTTGTGCCGACCGTGTTCAATGCGGCGCATCCGATGTTTGTCTGCGGCCTTCACAAGGAGTGGGTGCAGCACTTCCCGATCGACTGGAACAAGGTTGTCGGCGAGGCATATGTGGTGCTGAACCCTGCGTCATCGGTTGGCAAACTGACGCATGCAAAGTGCGATCTGACTCCTGAAGAGGTCGCGGCCTACGCGGTGGTTGCTGAGAAGTACTACCGCATGCCGGTGTTCTACATTGAGTACAGCGGAACCTACGGCAATCCTGCTGTGACGAAGGCGGTCTCTGAGGCTGCCGAGGATATTGTGGTGTTCTACGGCGGCGGCATCAACTCTGCTGAGAAGGCGGCGGAGATGGGGCAGTATGCTGACGCGATTGTAGTGGGCAATGCAGTCTACGATGCGGGACCTGCGGTTTTGAAGGATACCGTTAAGGCGGTCCGATAA
- a CDS encoding sodium:solute symporter family protein — translation MNWTTDTWIALFLIVMYFALLIGIGVWAAKKIKNSEDYILAGRSLGFWIFLLLLITSICSGVTLIGGSGMGFTYGWPSIWDQIFVPLSAVFCIVFFGSKLNLIGKKQGIVTLEDYFSLRYENTRELRMLSAVIGILVSLVYLVGQYTAISIVLVWLFGIAHWQALLIAAAIITTYTVLGGLYAVSWTGMIQGLILIFGMLIFAPMIVMYAGGLEHINIVLASIDPNFVMPAFPERYAAYAYITPEIIFSFGVLLIVGLACAPHVVSNVLAVKDIRYFRWAPLIAFAVYLTISMLVRFSGMGVRTLVEEGTVVLPDVVNAADYSFVYGISAAAGGMFAMGLFAVMILSAVMSTTDRLMLTVGTQFSWNIFKIILRPEASEKQVIRISQITMLVAVIISLLLAINPPEVLVFLIFLAIGLILASFAVPLIAGLYWRRATTAGAIASMALGLVTALGFGYYDQFVEKLPMHFSIYALMFSIAAMIIVSLLTQKNSNAALDSTYTGGYLHPKE, via the coding sequence ATGAACTGGACGACTGACACCTGGATTGCCCTTTTTCTCATCGTGATGTACTTTGCCCTGCTGATCGGCATCGGCGTCTGGGCAGCAAAAAAGATCAAAAACTCTGAGGACTACATTCTTGCCGGACGAAGTCTCGGGTTCTGGATTTTTCTCCTGCTCCTCATCACCTCCATCTGCAGCGGAGTGACTCTCATCGGTGGAAGCGGCATGGGATTCACGTACGGCTGGCCAAGCATCTGGGATCAGATCTTTGTTCCGCTCTCTGCGGTGTTCTGTATTGTGTTCTTTGGATCCAAATTGAATTTGATCGGAAAAAAACAAGGGATCGTAACGCTCGAAGATTATTTTTCCCTCAGATACGAAAACACCCGCGAGCTTCGGATGCTGTCTGCGGTGATTGGAATTTTAGTTTCGCTCGTCTATCTCGTCGGTCAGTACACGGCGATCAGCATCGTGCTTGTCTGGCTGTTCGGCATTGCACACTGGCAGGCATTGTTGATTGCGGCCGCAATTATCACAACCTACACCGTCCTCGGCGGTCTGTATGCGGTCTCATGGACCGGCATGATTCAGGGACTGATTCTGATCTTTGGCATGCTCATTTTTGCACCAATGATTGTGATGTATGCAGGAGGACTCGAACACATCAATATAGTGCTTGCCTCGATCGACCCGAACTTTGTGATGCCTGCGTTCCCCGAGAGGTACGCGGCGTATGCATACATCACGCCTGAGATCATTTTCTCGTTCGGCGTTCTGCTGATCGTTGGCCTTGCCTGTGCTCCACATGTGGTCTCCAATGTTCTTGCGGTAAAGGACATCCGTTACTTCCGCTGGGCACCATTAATTGCGTTTGCGGTGTATCTGACGATCTCAATGCTGGTCAGATTCTCAGGCATGGGAGTGAGGACGCTTGTTGAAGAGGGAACGGTGGTGCTCCCTGATGTTGTGAATGCCGCGGACTACTCGTTTGTCTACGGCATCAGTGCTGCTGCCGGCGGAATGTTTGCGATGGGGCTGTTTGCGGTGATGATCCTCTCAGCAGTGATGTCGACGACGGACCGACTGATGCTCACGGTTGGAACCCAGTTCTCCTGGAACATTTTCAAGATCATCTTACGACCCGAAGCATCAGAAAAGCAGGTTATCAGGATCAGTCAGATTACAATGCTTGTCGCGGTTATCATCTCTCTGCTTCTTGCGATCAATCCACCGGAGGTTCTGGTGTTTCTGATTTTCCTTGCGATAGGTCTCATCCTCGCATCGTTTGCGGTGCCGCTTATTGCAGGACTTTACTGGCGGCGGGCAACGACTGCGGGAGCGATTGCAAGTATGGCGTTAGGTCTTGTAACTGCGTTAGGGTTCGGCTACTATGATCAGTTTGTGGAAAAATTGCCGATGCACTTTTCGATTTATGCACTGATGTTTTCGATTGCAGCGATGATTATCGTGAGTCTGCTGACGCAGAAAAACTCGAATGCCGCACTGGACTCCACCTATACCGGCGGGTATCTGCATCCAAAAGAGTAA